A stretch of Gadus macrocephalus chromosome 17, ASM3116895v1 DNA encodes these proteins:
- the LOC132475519 gene encoding mucin-5AC-like isoform X2 — protein sequence MLDLSFLASLKLPSYEEIAAQPSTPPPPYSSVFTSPRYPQPPTAPDPHLLTHHQRPQLAHCSDMLSSLSSDNSSSCSCDSCCPSSPCSSSLSVNVTYETDTSHASTPCGVPPLPLHVTAETVASEVALEAVRRAQSMVVVVETVAVATADPGDNNDGGVSGSVADEVTVTVETAASVTTATGIVSSVAVAPPTPGADDARTASPTMPQSDLAACVSKAIVILTGQNPGRERACPGETVAAEGLPAPSPDLVAPLNPSPDPNHAPTISHTPNLNHTPTDKAQADPNPTPILRPTSDPSPAPNLSPAPGRGEGPPSIQTCIPTSGADQHRPASPPSSPPPPVLLLAPTLDSLLAPPVSRSAKTSLSPSPRPTHSATKQTLFSPCVDVYEAGPPSWGRAPGGDQEEEEEQEEEEGRDEDDVGADESQYRHRRLTGDSGIEVCRCRMEEEEEEEEEEEDDNDDDDEEEKESGGGGGGGGGKESLRSGGEGGRQGSDVTVVLHDSADCPARALVPTPPCSSSPNATPTSAPLKDPGEVIIVVETV from the exons ATGTTGGATCTGA GTTTCCTGGCGTCTCTGAAGCTGCCCAGCTACGAGGAGATCGCGGCCCAGccgtccaccccccctcccccctacagcTCGGTGTTCACCTCCCCCCGctacccccagccccccaccgccccggacccccacctcctcacacaccacCAGCGCCCCCAGCTGGCCCACTGCAGCGACATGCTGTCCTCCCTCAGCTCCGACAACAG ctcCAGCTGCTCCTGTGACTCCTGCTGCCCGTCGTCTCCATGTAGCTCCTCCCTCTCGGTGAACGTCACCTACGAGACGGACACAAGCCACGCCTCCACGCCCTGCGgcgtgccccccctccccctgcacgTCACCGCGGAGACCGTTGCCTCGGAGGTGGCCCTGGAGGCGGTGCGCAGGGCCCAGTCCATGGTGGTGGTCGTGGAGACGGTCGCCGTGGCTACCGCTGACCCCGGCGACAACAACGACGGAGGGGTGTCAGGGAGCGTCGCGGACGAGGTGACGGTCACCGTGGAGACCGCGGCGTCGGTAACCACGGCGACGGGAATTGTGTCGTCGGTAGCGGTAGCGCCGCCCACTCCTGGAGCAGACGACGCTCGCACCGCGTCTCCCACAATGCCTCAGTCTGACCTGGCCGCCTGCGTCTCCAAAGCCATCGTAATCCTGACCGGTCAGAACCCCGGGAGGGAGCGAGCCTGTCCAGGAGAAACGGTCGCTGCAGAGGGACTTCCTGCCCCAAGCCCTGACCTCGTCGCTCCACTaaaccctagccctgaccctaaccacgCCCCTACCATAAGCCACACCCCCAACCTTAACCACACCCCTACAGATAAGGCCCAAGCTGACCCTAACCCCACACCTATTCTAAGACCCACCTCTGACCCTAGCCCCGCCCCTAACTTAAGCCCCGCCCCTGGAAGGGGTGAAGGCCCACCGTCCATCCAGACCTGCATCCCAACCTCTGGAGCCGACCAGCACAGACcggcctcccccccctcctccccccctcccccagtgcTGCTCCTGGCCCCCACGCTGGACTCCCTGCTGGCTCCGCCCGTGAGCCGGTCAGCCaagacctccctctctccctccccccggccCACCCACTCCGCCACCAAGCAGACCCTCTTCTCCCCCTGCGTGGACGTCTACGAGGCCGGACCCCCTAGCTGGGGGCGGGCGCCGGGGggggatcaggaggaggaggaggagcaggaggaggaggaggggagggacgaAGACGACGTGGGCGCTGACGAGAGTCAGTACCGCCACCGCCGGCTGACGGGAGACTCGGGGATCGAGGTGTGCCGCTGtcgcatggaggaggaggaggaggaggaagaggaggaggaggatgacaacgacgacgacgacgaagaggagaaggagagtggaggaggaggaggaggaggaggaggtaaggagtctctgaggagtggaggggagggcgggagacaAGGAAGTGATGTCACCGTCGTGCTCCACGACAGCGCCGACTGTCCAGCGCGGGCTCTGGTGCCGACCCCGCCGTGTAGCTCCTCCCCCAACGCCACGCCCACGTCCGCCCCCCTCAAAGACCCCGGCGAGGTCATTATCGTCGTGGAGACAGTGTGA